One window of Carassius auratus strain Wakin chromosome 17, ASM336829v1, whole genome shotgun sequence genomic DNA carries:
- the LOC113117083 gene encoding solute carrier family 35 member F4 isoform X2: protein MKKHSARVAPLSSYSAQVLTCPISEGEEGSESHAETPVSETSGKGPAYQACANTVLKVLGGLLVVLCVSSSWVGITQVVQLTFKSFSCPFFITWFSTNWNIFFFPLYYSGHVATTKEKRTPIQKFRECSRLFGEDGMSLKVFLKRTAPFSILWTLTNYLYLLALRKLTATDVSALYCCHKAFVFLLSWIVLKDRFMGVRIVAAIMAITGIVMMAYADGFHGDSFMGVALAVGSASTSALYKVLFKMFLGSANLGEAAHFFSTMGIFNLIFISCVPLILYFTRVEHWGSLSSLPWGYLCGVAGLWLVFNILVNVGVVLTYPILISIGTLLSVPGNAAIDVLKHEVIFSVVRLAATCIICLGFLLLLLPEEWDTVTLRFLTTLADKKTEEHGEELSESSVHTRSRSRANGAVSIPMA, encoded by the exons ATGAAGAAACACTCGGCCCGAGTGGCCCCTCTCAGCTCCTATAGCGCCCAGGTGCTCACCTGCCCCATCTCTGAAG GAGAGGAGGGCTCAGAATCACATGCAGAGACTCCAGTCAGTGAAACAAGTGGAAAAGGCCCTGCATACCAGGCCTGCGCCAACACAGTGCTCAAGGTGCTGGGGGGTTTGCTGGTGGTGCTGTGTGTCTCCTCGTCCTGGGTGGGCATCACACAGGTGGTCCAGCTCACGTTCAAATCCTTTTCCTGTCCCTTTTTCATCACATGGTTCAGCACCAACTGGAACATTTTCTTCTTCCCCCTCTACTATTCTGGGCATGTGGCCACCACCAAAGAAAAACGGACGCCCATTCAGAAATTCAG GGAATGTAGTCGGTTGTTTGGGGAGGACGGAATGTCTCTGAAGGTGTTTCTGAAGAGAACAGCACCTTTCTCAATCTTATGGACACTTACTAACTACCTGTACCTGTTAGCACTAAGAAAACTAACAGCTACAGACGTCTCGGCGCTCTACTGCTGCCACAAGGCCTTTGTCTTCCTCTTGTCGTGGATTGTCCTCAAGGATCGCTTCATGGGTGTGCGG ATTGTGGCTGCCATTATGGCTATCACAGGCATTGTGATGATGGCTTATGCTGATGGTTTTCATGGGGATTCCTTTATGGGTGTGGCCTTAGCAGTTGGCTCCGCCTCCACTTCTGCTCTCTACAAG GTGCTGTTTAAGATGTTCCTCGGCAGTGCAAATCTGGGCGAGGCTGCTCATTTCTTCTCCACCATGGGCATTTTCAATCTCATCTTTATCTCCTGCGTTCCCCTCATCCTGTACTTCACCAGGGTGGAGCACTGGGGCTCCCTCTCCTCTTTGCCCTGGGGTTACCTCTGCGGGGTGGCCGGCCTTTGGCTAG taTTTAACATCCTGGTCAATGTAGGAGTGGTGCTCACGTATCCTATCCTCATATCCATTGGAACGTTACTCAGTGTTCCAGGCAATGCAG CTATTGATGTACTGAAGCATGAGGTCATCTTCAGCGTGGTGCGTCTGGCTGCCACCTGCATCATCTGCCTGGgcttcctgctgctgctgctccctGAGGAGTGGGACACGGTCACCCTGCGCTTCCTCACCACCCTGGCCGACAAGAAGACGGAGGAGCACGGCGAGGAGCTCTCAGAATCCAGCGTCCACACACGCAGCCGGAGTAGAGCCAACGGAGCCGTATCCATCCCCATggcatga